In Pyrus communis chromosome 11, drPyrComm1.1, whole genome shotgun sequence, the sequence ATTAGACTAGAGACAACTCAACTGTTTGAAGACTCATTGTTCATTCTAATACCCTTAGAGGAGAGCTAGCGCAAGATAATAAACTTTGTAGGCGTAACATGATCCATCACCAACATCACTACTATCGTTTctaaattaacaatttattacTACGTGTGAAGTTTTATCGCAAAATGCATCAGTGACATTAGAAGTGAACCTATGCTATTTTGTTATCTCTTTGATGTGGGACTCTATTCTCTAACATAGTGTAAGGAAATATACCCAAATCTTGGTTATTATTAGGGCAAATGAGTAAATATTGTGTCATTTGATAAAAATGGCCATTATTCATAGGTGGttttatccacacaccccttctTACCTCTCACACACTGCATGTTAATTTctataatttgatatttttcaattcattcaatccaatgaccgaaaattaataaatgtatatgaaaggtaaaaagagatgtgtgaatatcctcctttttaattattatagcTGCCATTCTCTAACTCGACTATTTTTCTATCCAAGTTTCTATTCAAAGTTGACAATGATTTGGATAGAGTTGTTTACACCTATTATGTATGCACCTCttaccaaaatataaaaaatttgtattGTAATCCTACCCAACCTCACCACCAACTAATGTGAGAGATGCTTTAGTAAGACGGCTATGCCAAATTTCTTCTTTGACACAAGAAATCGTTAACCATTAGTTTggcttttagtttgttttaggAACCAAAATTGTGATTGCAATGTTATAACACTCCTCTCGTAAAAAATATCATATGGTTTACAACAATTTTCTTAGATTTACAGTGTATGTCATGCACCGAATGAACAATAAGTTATATATACGGTCACtgatctaacggtaaaaaatcTCAATGTATATTGAACTATTTCGCTCATGTGTATGAGAGAGCCAAAAGGGTTTAGGTTTGGATTGGGTTTTACTCAACAGTCGGTTTCACCATTTGAAACTGCTAAAGACTAAAGCTAACTAAAAATCACTGTCATTGCTACTGCTTTCCAATCCCGACTCACGAGAATACCAAGTATAAACCTCCAATATCTGATCACAATCTTTGGCTCTGTTCACTACTTAATCGATAAAAGTCCAGCACCAAACTCATTTCCGTACACTTTCTGCATCAAATTCTTACACCTCGGCCTCTCTGGTTGCCTGGCGCCAACCACACAGCACCTCACCTCACTTCACCACCACAGTACCAAAGTTTTAAGACTATTTGTTAGCGAAACTGACTAGATCAATGTGCTCTGTTTTTTGCTTTAAATTTCAAATCCGTCTGGTTGGGATTTAGCGTAGATTATCGCTCGAATCAAAGATGCCATCTTTTATGAAAACAGTGCAAATCTCCAAGCAGCAGTAAAAAGAAGGGGAGTAAAAAAAGGACTTTGAACAGAAACCGAAAACCTCACCTCCTTCCCACGAGAGGGATTTTCCCATAAACGAAAGCCCCCGACCCCAAgacccatttttttttcctttcttttatcCCTCCTTCCCTCTCATGTCATATCATGCATCTCTTGCAATTGGCAAATAGGAGAGAAAGGgagtgaggagagagaaagagagaggagtgagagagagaggctttTAACCCCTTGTCGCTCTTCTCAGCTGAACTCCACCCCACGACAGCCAGCTCATTTCATTCAAACCCCATTACCAACCaacctctcactctcactctctctctctcatctcaccCCCACTCTCTCTATCAAACTCGTAACGCTTCTCCCTCTTTATTATCTTTCTATCTACAAAAAGACTATAACTTTCGACGTTTTCCTCCACCAGATCTCTCCGAATAAACCCATGGAGATGCGTGCGTCTTAGAAACCCTTTTAATTACAGCACTCGCCTCTcccttcccctctctctctctttgtggTTTTCTGGGCTTTTTTTTCTCgaccttttttttctcttgttccCGATACAGCCCAGAAAACCCATGTTATTTTCCTTGAttttcttccatattttctGACTTTTCCTTCGATTTTACCTTCTGGGATTTCTGGGTTTCGATCAAGACTCCACCTTTTGTGAAAAAATGGCGAATGGGGTAGAGAGAGACTGTGGGTTGGTGCTGTTTAGCGACGATGAGCTGAGAGAGATGAGCGGGGTGAAGAGAGGTCCGGACCATATGGAGGTCACGTGCGGCTGCACCAGCCACAGATATGGCGATGCTGTTGGGAGGCTTAGGGTTTTCGTTAATGGAGACCTCGAAATCACCTGCGAGTGCACCCCTGGCTGTCAGGAAGGTCTTTCTCTCTGCCCTTttgatctctctctcacttgcTTTTTGGGGAAaagggttttgatttttaatgCATGTTGTTTGCGTTTTGAGCTTCTTCTTTAGTTCATCGTGTACTGGTTTTGACGTTGATGGCTTTCTGTCTGTCTGTCCCTTTCTGGTCCGGTTAATCTGCTGGGTTTGTATTTGATGACGACGAGCTTTTGCTTTGGAAGTTGTTCATTGTATTTTTGCTGGGTATACAGTTGAGGTGTATGTTGTTTTGTCTGACCGAATGCCTTCTCCGTGTTGGGTGTACAGTAGCTATATGTTTGTCTACTCTTTTGCTTCATATGGTCGAGTTCAGATGGTTTCTGGCTTGTTTGTGGAGTAAAGAGTTTTTCTTTAAGTTGGTGTATTGAGAATGAAACCTACATTGCCATTTTCGTGGCGATCGCAACCTCGTAATTAAACTTGGTTTTCGAGGTTTTGGTTTCGAATATGTCCTGAGTTCTGTTCTTTCTCTTCCAGAGTAAGATGTTGTAGAGTTGCATAGCATGGTTTAGTTATTGTAGGGCTTTGCGTATCTTTCTTTCGTCTTTGATGTAATTAGCACTAATGTGGTTGATGAAATTGCTTTTTCATACTTGGCTTATGGGCATTGACAGTTAATCCAATGTGTTATTTCATGAGCAGCCACCCTTATAACTTTCAAGCTTGACTGTGTTATCTGATGTCTCTATGCGCTTCTGGTCTTGTTTCTACAATGCTATTATCAGTAAGCACTATGGCGTGGAGTTTCCAAGAATACCTCTTTCTGACAACCTAGCGGTGCATCCGATAGCGTGCATCCTCTTTTACATAATTGCAGCTTTTGGGCGTGCCATATCTTATTCTTCCATAATATAGTCCTTGTGATAATTCCACAAGTTTGCTTCCTGCGTCTGAATTTGGCACACACTCGTAAGATTAGGGCATCTCGTAACAAGACTCTTATGTCTTTAGTGTTCATTGAATTGCCGGTATCTTTTCCTCACATAAAACAACTTAGTCCATCAAGGACAGTTGTTCTGTCTGTAAAGCAAATTGCTGCCTTAAGACACAGTCTTGACCCAATAATGGCGTCCACTTGCTTACAACCTTCGTGTATTTACTGTCAGCTCTTTTTGTGGTTCCAACAAGATAGAGGTGAAACCATTAGTATTTAATTATGTAGTTGAGTTAGCTATATGTAGGTCGTGTGGTCTGTTAATAATATCCAGAAAATGGTACACGTTGGGATGCATGCGTTTTAGGTATTGTTTAACTACTTTAATGGTCATGACAAAAGCTCAGATGGAGGTTTCGTGCTTATATCCAggatttttgtttctgttttagCTCAACTCTTGTATTATAACCATCTTATTTATTTTCCCTTTCTATTTCAATCACAAGGAAAACTGACTCCTGCTGCATTTGAAAAGCATTCTGGAAGAGAGACTGCTaggaaatggaaaaataatGTTTGGGTGATTGATAACGGGAAGAAGGTTCCGCTGTGTAAAACGGTGCTGCTCAAGTACCATAACGAGGCATCAAAAAGTGCTAATGGTTCCCACAGATCCAACAATGGACGTGTTTGTCACCATGATGAGTTTGTTTCCTGTACTAGGTGCAACAAGGAGCGCAGGTTTCGCCTCCGGACAAAAGAGGAATGTCGGGTTTACCATGATGCTTTGGCTGATGTGAATTGGAAATGTGCTGATCTGCCGTATGACAAGTATGTTCCTCCCTTACATTGAACAAATACTTCTACTTGGTATTGATCGAGTTGTTTTTCTCTTATGCTATAGGCCATCAACCATTCATGAACCATACACTAGTTATAGTTTTATCTCAcaaatgtgaaataatatgaatATCGTTTCTGTTTAATCGTTATGCTAATGTTTATATAGTGTAGTTTGGTTTCAATATGCTGTTTTATTGACAGTTTTTAGAACAACTGAATGGTTGCTTATTGTAGCTTCTATATTGATCGCTTATTTTATGTTTGTGTATACTGTTCATCCAGCTTCGTTGATTCAGTAGTTAGAAATTAGCCGGATTAGCTGCTTAAAGATGGATTGTGGCACCATTTCCGGAAAATTGAGTAGTTATTACTTTCTGGGGTAGAGTAGGTGGTGTTTGTACGCATATACCCATCCAATAATGGTAGTTTTTTGCCATTCAAGTTATCTTAAGGTTGAGAAATACACATTTAATTAAACGTTTGGAAGCACATAGGGACGTTCGATTGGGGGAGTAAATATAAATGGCGATGTAATTCCTTGACATTCACCAGTAGGCATTTTAGATTAAGATGGTAGGTTGTAAACTAGTGCACACACCCAATATACAAAAAAATGGTTGGTTTGTTGTAGTTATTACATATGTTTTGAAGGTTCAGTAATTCAAATGTGAATGTTTGTCTATATTTCAGAATAacatgtgatgatgaagaagaacgAGCAAGTCGAAGGGTATATAGAGGCTGCAGCCGTTCTCCGACATGCCATGGCTGTACTTCTTGTGTGTGCTTTGGCTGCGAAATCTGTCGTTTCTCGGATTGCAGCTGCCAGACCTGCACTGACTTCACAAGCAATGCTAAAACTTGAATAATATCCCTGCAGTCCTGCTATTCCCTTTTGATCATATGGGTTACTTGTACCCATATCGCCTCATTGAAAGCAACCCCCTACCCCTCCCCGTTCCCcacattggaaaaaaaaaaaggcagctTCCAATGACAATTTCCCGAGTTAATGTCTCTTGTTCTCTTGACTGATTTAGAACCTTCTAATTTGATAATTTATTCTCATGCTTACTAGGTGatatttcttttctattttccttattatgggtttttatcactaatggtccttgaaattgacttaCTCCATCGAGATGGTTCCtgatattgaaaatcaattaatgttGTCTTTGAAAATGagtgtcacaaatcaatgtgaCTCATTATTTGGGGACTATATTAatcgatttttaatttcagagaCTATCCTATGGATCAATTTCAGGGACAATTTACGATGAAAAAATCCTTGAATTACTAAAGATTCCGTGAACTGATGTATGCTTAGTTTGACATGGGAATATTGTCCCGTATCCAAGGAGAAGTTCATCGGTTCGGGCTTTACGGTCACTTGAACTCGCACACAAGATCATCCCAGCATTCGGGTAACGCATGTGTTGTTAACCAACTATTGCAAGATTATAAATTTGGGGCTTGAAAATTTGCTCCCACATCAAAATAAGTACGCTTGATAggattaaattcaaaattatcgACGCTTTTACTAGACAGACCAAAAATCGTCGATGTTCAAAATTATATGCAACTAAGGTGGATATTGCATTTTAAGGAAATGGAGAACATGTTCACCATCTATGTTCTTCCATATACTGGACCAGCAAATATAGTAAAAACCGAATACATAAAAACAAGCGATTTTGAACGATGGCTCTTCTCAAAGCCTACTTGTAGTTTAACTTCAGTGTGCTGGGTGCCACAGAGCATGCCATAGCTTTCACCTCGATTGCTGCCTGCCTCTTCCCCTTCCAAAATTACGACCCCCTCTATGGGAGGGTCTCCCAAAATTATGACCCCCTCTATGGGAGGGTCTCCTTCCATGATTAGAAGGTGCGCCCTGATTACATTGCTGGCTGTCCACATTGCCTGCATTTGCAACGGATTGTGGCAAATTATGGTTTTGTTCAGAATGTAATCCATTTGATGGCATTCCTTGATCTGCATTGAAGATTGGGTGAGAAGGTTGGCCCTGTAATCCCATCCCGAACGTGTTTTGGTTAAAACCAAGTTGACCCACCCTGGGTTCTGCAAAGGCATTGAATTGTTGGCCTGGTATGGGTTGGCCCTGTAAACCTAACCCAAAGGCTGTTTGATTGAACCCATGTTGACCCATCATCTCTTGTGAATACGCAAGTCCT encodes:
- the LOC137708391 gene encoding protein ULTRAPETALA 1-like gives rise to the protein MANGVERDCGLVLFSDDELREMSGVKRGPDHMEVTCGCTSHRYGDAVGRLRVFVNGDLEITCECTPGCQEGKLTPAAFEKHSGRETARKWKNNVWVIDNGKKVPLCKTVLLKYHNEASKSANGSHRSNNGRVCHHDEFVSCTRCNKERRFRLRTKEECRVYHDALADVNWKCADLPYDKITCDDEEERASRRVYRGCSRSPTCHGCTSCVCFGCEICRFSDCSCQTCTDFTSNAKT